The following proteins are co-located in the Polystyrenella longa genome:
- a CDS encoding NAD(P)-dependent alcohol dehydrogenase: MRAVVFDDYGTPDVLRLTDRPIPQRSANEILIKVHASSVNPIDYRLRSGEMKGILPGGFPRIPGYDVAGEIIESPTKSTFDPGDRVIAFLDNKYGGALAEYAVCEPEVVARIPAGLPFEQAAAIPLAGTTALQSLRNHGNMQTGDHVLINGASGGVGAFAVQIAKAYDCHVDAVASGDNEEFCKSLGADHFYNYEDVNFEDSAERWDVVFDAAGKSGYWNSRTVLNKGGRYVSTEPDVKGMIMTVVTWPLSKSGTVMLAKPNADDLRTLIDLYEQGKLKITIDSTFPLSKAADAHRYVEQGVERGKVIVSHQE; the protein is encoded by the coding sequence ATGCGCGCAGTCGTTTTTGATGACTATGGAACTCCAGACGTGTTGCGGTTGACAGACCGCCCAATCCCGCAGCGGTCAGCTAATGAGATTTTGATTAAAGTGCATGCATCCAGCGTAAATCCAATCGATTATCGATTGCGAAGCGGAGAAATGAAGGGAATTCTTCCGGGTGGATTTCCTAGAATACCTGGATATGACGTTGCCGGCGAGATTATCGAATCTCCTACGAAATCGACGTTTGATCCAGGTGATCGAGTCATTGCTTTCTTGGACAATAAGTATGGAGGTGCCTTGGCCGAATATGCTGTGTGCGAGCCTGAAGTCGTCGCCAGGATTCCAGCGGGCCTTCCGTTTGAACAAGCTGCCGCCATTCCTCTTGCGGGTACAACCGCACTTCAGTCACTCCGGAACCATGGAAATATGCAAACAGGAGACCATGTCTTGATCAATGGAGCCAGCGGGGGCGTAGGAGCTTTCGCCGTACAGATCGCCAAGGCTTATGATTGCCATGTGGATGCGGTGGCCAGCGGCGACAATGAGGAATTCTGCAAGTCGTTAGGTGCCGACCACTTTTACAATTACGAAGATGTCAACTTCGAAGATTCAGCAGAACGATGGGATGTCGTATTTGATGCTGCTGGAAAGTCGGGTTACTGGAACTCGCGGACCGTCCTCAATAAGGGAGGACGTTATGTTTCCACCGAACCAGATGTGAAAGGAATGATCATGACAGTGGTCACCTGGCCGCTTTCCAAGTCTGGTACGGTGATGCTGGCCAAGCCGAACGCCGATGATTTACGAACGCTGATAGATCTGTATGAGCAGGGGAAACTTAAGATTACGATTGACAGTACATTCCCGCTGAGCAAGGCGGCGGACGCACATCGATATGTAGAACAAGGTGTTGAACGTGGTAAAGTGATCGTCTCTCATCAAGAATGA